The following are encoded in a window of Bdellovibrio svalbardensis genomic DNA:
- a CDS encoding fatty acid desaturase, whose product MTEKRIAQKRIEWPVALFLIINPLATLILMPIYFYFYGFEWDIALFALIFAAATNLSITAGYHRLFSHKSYDAHPVAKALFLLIGASGFQGSALKWGSDHRRHHSHIDSEKDPYNINEGFWYAHMGWLFFKDSVDQKIQAPDLEKDWMVKFQHDYYLPLSILMGFGLPTLIGWMMGSPLGGFVIGGGLRIALTQQSTFFVNSLCHTLGKQTYSKEISARDSWFVAVLTHGEGYHNFHHKFQIDYRNGIKWYHWDPTKWVIKTLNLVGLATKLRQISNVEILKARLQAEASEMKKHGFAEDQLAAMREKIIEAQNKMKKLREDYEQFKRDAVRKREELKDAYDLKLAEIKRDLEVAHLEFQMGMKLWQLHRKSVKF is encoded by the coding sequence ATGACCGAAAAAAGAATTGCCCAAAAAAGAATTGAATGGCCAGTGGCTCTATTCCTCATTATCAATCCACTGGCGACACTTATTCTTATGCCGATCTACTTCTATTTCTACGGCTTTGAATGGGATATCGCTTTATTCGCTCTCATCTTCGCAGCGGCAACCAACTTGAGTATTACAGCGGGCTACCACCGTTTGTTCTCTCACAAAAGCTATGACGCTCATCCCGTGGCAAAAGCTTTGTTCTTGCTCATTGGGGCCTCAGGCTTCCAAGGCTCTGCGCTCAAGTGGGGATCTGACCACAGACGCCACCACTCGCATATCGACAGCGAGAAGGACCCTTACAACATCAATGAGGGCTTCTGGTATGCGCACATGGGATGGTTGTTCTTCAAAGACTCCGTAGACCAAAAAATCCAGGCTCCAGATCTTGAAAAAGATTGGATGGTGAAATTCCAGCACGACTACTACCTTCCGCTTTCAATCTTGATGGGCTTTGGCTTGCCGACATTGATTGGCTGGATGATGGGCTCCCCGCTAGGTGGCTTTGTCATCGGCGGTGGATTGCGCATTGCCCTGACTCAGCAAAGTACTTTCTTCGTGAATTCACTTTGCCATACCTTGGGCAAACAAACTTACTCTAAAGAGATCTCAGCTCGTGACTCATGGTTTGTTGCGGTTTTGACTCACGGTGAGGGTTACCATAACTTCCATCATAAGTTCCAAATCGACTATCGCAATGGGATCAAGTGGTACCACTGGGATCCGACTAAATGGGTGATCAAAACTTTGAATCTAGTCGGTCTTGCAACTAAGCTTCGTCAGATCTCAAACGTTGAGATCTTGAAAGCACGCTTACAAGCGGAAGCTTCTGAGATGAAAAAGCATGGCTTTGCGGAAGATCAACTTGCAGCCATGAGAGAAAAAATCATCGAAGCACAGAACAAGATGAAAAAACTGCGTGAAGATTACGAACAGTTCAAAAGAGATGCCGTTCGTAAGCGCGAAGAGTTGAAAGATGCCTATGACCTTAAGCTTGCGGAAATCAAACGTGATCTTGAAGTGGCACACTTGGAATTCCAAATGGGCATGAAGCTTTGGCAGCTCCACAGAAAATCAGTGAAATTTTAG
- a CDS encoding YiiX/YebB-like N1pC/P60 family cysteine hydrolase — protein MKKIALLVFASAFTFANMGCQSPFKPSDSQRKPASTEDLFSGASTVLRDLNDNTVFNAKTCASYINGMTDYLYGATSDYFIPKTPQEIGKMKEQGVGLMKSLFQVRVTLREKYQLFDERNELTPECITKVREGIQYSRITEEYLLEWLVHNKVVDVRTPAILEADPIYTMTNPKFEGFKLQTGDLLVVRGKSYVSAMIARIADEEGNFSHLAIVGEDKKGNQYIVESLIQTGIIITPLEKWRKAQDARVALYRNPDKDLAKRAGQMMYEYSKAGIAKNGEIRYDFGMNDKNYNDGFFCSEVARYAYDKASNGAVIVPKFRSSVTKFKNTDYPASLGVTAKTLFAPYDVEADPRFDFVAEYKYYPLLRQVRMQDAVLQSVYGWMIQKDYNFHFSIPSASKALLGKFLRQFGLVKDVLPKYMPLQTLRTTAQFEAVATTLEKNLYEKEDKYYKEHGYLPTFREFLTINDDYRRKDCQLHKEYQDARNSPFPDDRYRNEVDRSKFHWFFYSKAKSCE, from the coding sequence ATGAAGAAGATTGCATTATTGGTATTTGCTTCTGCATTCACATTCGCAAACATGGGCTGCCAAAGTCCTTTTAAGCCTTCAGACAGTCAACGAAAACCCGCTAGTACTGAAGACCTCTTTTCTGGAGCATCGACAGTTTTGCGAGATCTAAATGACAACACCGTTTTCAATGCGAAAACTTGTGCGTCTTATATCAATGGTATGACGGACTATCTTTATGGTGCGACTTCCGATTACTTTATTCCGAAAACTCCGCAAGAAATCGGAAAAATGAAAGAGCAGGGCGTTGGCCTGATGAAGTCTCTTTTTCAGGTGCGAGTCACATTGCGTGAAAAGTACCAGCTGTTTGATGAGCGAAATGAACTGACTCCGGAGTGCATCACCAAGGTGCGTGAAGGTATTCAATACTCCCGTATTACTGAGGAGTATCTATTAGAGTGGTTGGTTCATAACAAAGTAGTCGACGTAAGAACTCCGGCAATTCTTGAAGCTGATCCGATTTACACAATGACAAACCCAAAATTCGAAGGTTTTAAACTTCAAACTGGGGATCTCTTGGTGGTGCGTGGTAAGAGCTACGTCTCAGCGATGATCGCTCGTATTGCGGATGAAGAGGGGAACTTTTCTCATTTGGCAATCGTGGGTGAAGACAAAAAGGGCAATCAATATATCGTGGAATCTTTGATTCAAACGGGCATCATCATCACGCCGCTGGAAAAATGGCGTAAAGCCCAAGACGCCCGCGTTGCTCTCTATCGCAATCCAGACAAGGATCTTGCTAAACGTGCGGGTCAAATGATGTATGAGTACTCGAAGGCAGGTATCGCAAAGAATGGCGAAATTCGCTACGACTTCGGTATGAATGATAAGAACTATAATGATGGTTTCTTTTGCTCGGAAGTGGCTCGTTATGCTTACGATAAGGCTTCTAACGGTGCGGTGATTGTGCCGAAGTTCAGAAGTTCAGTGACAAAGTTTAAGAATACGGATTACCCAGCCTCTTTGGGTGTCACTGCGAAAACTCTTTTTGCACCTTATGACGTCGAAGCGGACCCGCGTTTTGATTTCGTGGCTGAGTATAAGTACTATCCATTGCTTCGTCAGGTGCGTATGCAGGATGCGGTCTTGCAAAGCGTTTACGGTTGGATGATTCAGAAGGACTACAACTTCCATTTTTCTATCCCATCAGCAAGCAAAGCATTGCTAGGTAAATTCTTGCGTCAGTTCGGTTTGGTGAAGGACGTTCTTCCGAAGTACATGCCTTTGCAGACACTAAGAACAACTGCTCAGTTCGAGGCCGTGGCGACGACTTTGGAAAAGAATTTGTACGAGAAAGAAGACAAGTATTATAAAGAGCATGGCTATTTGCCAACGTTCAGAGAATTCCTGACAATCAATGATGACTATCGCAGGAAAGATTGTCAGTTGCATAAGGAGTACCAAGACGCGCGCAACTCGCCGTTCCCGGATGATAGATACAGAAATGAAGTGGATAGATCCAAGTTCCATTGGTTCTTCTACTCAAAAGCCAAAAGCTGCGAATAG
- a CDS encoding class I SAM-dependent methyltransferase, with product MSSNAMKQEFFHIDESTRKKVVRQDRTPLEPGMCYLDFHGRQFEVLNISHFGCAVLVSATDFPNMQDHFAKNPNMEADVLFKNILTQNLSLRWARAEKHSKSVTGEMIVGFEVIGEPFKMDRIKALEVSAEVIKEQTLYAQNLAQLPAEFKTFVYEMKDWLEKLKGHIDKLEADAPVDNWKEAQDYKLTIAETVSEYLGHVIPATYAKVPVFIANFTPEQMKWATEFARNQIGHLVYGAPFANRAYFKPRGYAGDYEMMNHLYRDELVGKTLFDQCMHKYFIDEPAGAAVKNRGQYLFEKITQLFTATPPSTPLKVMSVASGPAMEQQLFLQNSSQFYGRPAEFTCLDQDEESLKHAQRQLQSVDRFVKSGFNFKFNNMAIRNVIAAGLPEQNYDLIYSAGLFDYFTEPVAQMAAQKMLAAVKPGGRVIIGNFSKNNPCVPFMELILDWHLIYRSEEDLLRIFKGMGSKIWVEKEPLGVNLFVVIEK from the coding sequence ATGAGTTCGAATGCAATGAAGCAAGAGTTCTTCCATATTGACGAATCCACGCGCAAAAAAGTTGTCCGCCAAGACCGCACTCCCCTGGAACCGGGTATGTGTTATTTAGATTTCCATGGCCGTCAATTCGAAGTTCTTAACATCAGCCACTTCGGCTGTGCTGTCCTGGTTTCTGCAACGGACTTTCCCAACATGCAAGATCACTTCGCAAAAAATCCAAACATGGAAGCGGATGTCCTTTTCAAAAACATTCTGACTCAAAACCTGAGTCTGCGTTGGGCTCGCGCCGAAAAACACAGCAAATCAGTCACCGGCGAAATGATCGTTGGCTTCGAAGTTATCGGCGAGCCATTCAAAATGGACCGCATTAAAGCCCTCGAAGTTTCTGCTGAGGTGATCAAAGAGCAAACTCTTTACGCTCAAAACCTGGCACAACTTCCTGCGGAGTTTAAAACCTTCGTTTATGAAATGAAAGACTGGCTTGAGAAACTCAAAGGCCATATCGACAAACTTGAGGCGGATGCTCCCGTAGATAACTGGAAGGAAGCCCAAGACTACAAACTGACAATTGCAGAAACGGTGTCTGAGTATTTAGGCCACGTGATCCCTGCAACTTATGCGAAGGTTCCTGTTTTCATCGCAAATTTCACACCAGAACAAATGAAATGGGCCACTGAATTTGCACGCAACCAAATCGGTCATTTGGTTTACGGCGCACCCTTTGCAAATCGCGCTTACTTCAAACCACGCGGCTATGCCGGCGACTATGAAATGATGAATCACCTTTACCGTGATGAACTCGTTGGTAAAACTCTTTTTGACCAATGTATGCATAAATACTTTATTGATGAACCTGCTGGCGCTGCGGTTAAAAATCGCGGTCAGTATCTTTTCGAAAAGATCACTCAACTCTTCACTGCGACACCGCCTTCAACTCCGTTGAAAGTGATGTCCGTGGCAAGCGGTCCTGCGATGGAGCAACAATTGTTCCTTCAAAATAGCAGCCAATTCTATGGCCGACCTGCTGAGTTTACCTGCCTGGATCAAGACGAAGAGTCTTTGAAGCATGCACAAAGACAGCTTCAATCGGTGGATCGCTTTGTGAAGTCTGGTTTCAATTTCAAATTCAACAACATGGCGATCCGCAATGTCATTGCGGCGGGCTTGCCAGAGCAAAACTATGATTTGATTTACTCAGCCGGTCTTTTTGACTACTTCACAGAGCCTGTTGCGCAAATGGCAGCACAAAAGATGCTTGCTGCCGTGAAGCCAGGTGGCCGTGTGATTATCGGTAACTTCAGCAAAAATAACCCTTGTGTGCCGTTCATGGAGTTGATCCTCGATTGGCATTTAATCTACAGATCTGAAGAAGATCTTTTGAGAATATTTAAAGGAATGGGCTCTAAAATCTGGGTTGAAAAAGAACCTCTTGGAGTAAACCTTTTTGTTGTCATCGAGAAATAG
- a CDS encoding adenylate/guanylate cyclase domain-containing protein, protein MFNGKEITSKELREFEVNDEIKSVLKIIANWMAAPLFLAFWIADLIYIPQLKWQFLALRLTIVPVCFTAKYFIEKEQASAKSQWIATYYAFFVALPINVMVGLIPDVSTGYYAGLNLVALGALSFIPFSLSFFALTTAAIYLPYFAIVLSKAKTSHDYLGILLNTFFIVGSIVICFLIRFFNEKLRIREINSRLALKSEIANRDNIIKNKTDEAVRLNTLSTQFSPQVVQAIREGKVDLEKGVRRAQICAIFVDIVGSTERVVRLDQAKVDLVLARFMDTVVSIFLKYDLTIDKFQGDGILAFANDPIRYGDFMQRTCLASLEVREALRQDREFYLLNWKKEMQIRIGISAGYANVGFYGNKKFFRSYTAIGAPLPFASRLTNLAQPDQILIDSDIAQALEADGYNLKSIGERVIKGFEDDQHIVFELIHGPVTRVEAMPNNAACPHCADSILFLDTNPHGIFVMKCRQCGYELNSMSASA, encoded by the coding sequence TTGTTTAATGGAAAAGAGATCACTTCGAAGGAGCTCCGCGAATTCGAAGTGAATGATGAAATCAAATCGGTTCTTAAGATCATCGCCAATTGGATGGCCGCGCCACTCTTTTTGGCGTTTTGGATCGCCGATTTGATTTACATTCCCCAACTCAAATGGCAGTTCCTGGCTCTCCGCCTTACAATCGTGCCTGTTTGCTTTACCGCCAAGTATTTCATCGAGAAGGAACAGGCCTCTGCAAAATCCCAATGGATTGCCACCTACTATGCCTTCTTCGTCGCCCTGCCCATCAATGTGATGGTCGGCCTTATTCCTGATGTATCGACGGGATACTATGCTGGGCTCAATCTTGTAGCTCTAGGAGCCTTGTCGTTCATTCCTTTTTCATTGAGTTTCTTCGCCCTGACTACCGCCGCAATTTATTTGCCTTATTTCGCAATAGTTTTAAGCAAAGCCAAAACCAGCCACGACTATCTTGGTATTCTTTTAAATACCTTCTTCATTGTTGGCTCCATTGTCATTTGTTTCCTAATTCGTTTCTTTAATGAAAAGCTGCGTATTCGCGAAATCAACAGCCGTCTGGCTTTGAAATCTGAAATCGCCAATCGCGATAACATAATTAAAAATAAAACAGATGAAGCCGTTCGTCTGAATACTTTAAGCACGCAGTTCAGCCCTCAAGTCGTACAAGCCATCCGCGAAGGCAAGGTTGATCTTGAGAAAGGTGTTCGCAGAGCTCAAATCTGCGCGATCTTTGTAGATATCGTTGGATCCACCGAGCGCGTGGTCCGCTTGGATCAAGCCAAGGTCGACCTCGTTCTGGCTCGCTTCATGGACACTGTGGTTTCGATATTCCTGAAGTACGATCTTACTATTGATAAATTCCAAGGCGATGGAATTCTGGCCTTTGCCAACGACCCGATCCGCTATGGGGACTTCATGCAAAGAACCTGTCTGGCTTCTTTGGAGGTTCGCGAGGCTCTTCGCCAAGACCGCGAATTTTATCTATTGAACTGGAAGAAGGAGATGCAGATCCGCATTGGCATCTCTGCCGGTTATGCCAATGTCGGCTTCTATGGCAATAAGAAGTTCTTCCGCTCTTACACGGCAATCGGGGCTCCGTTGCCTTTTGCCTCTCGCCTGACGAACTTGGCCCAGCCCGATCAGATCCTGATCGACTCAGATATTGCACAAGCCCTTGAGGCCGATGGCTACAATCTTAAAAGCATTGGAGAAAGAGTCATCAAAGGTTTCGAAGACGATCAACATATTGTCTTTGAACTCATTCATGGTCCCGTCACCCGAGTGGAAGCGATGCCAAACAATGCAGCCTGCCCTCATTGTGCTGACTCAATTCTGTTCCTTGATACCAATCCACACGGCATTTTTGTGATGAAGTGTCGTCAGTGTGGCTATGAACTCAATAGCATGAGTGCCTCAGCCTAA